Proteins from a genomic interval of Diospyros lotus cultivar Yz01 chromosome 6, ASM1463336v1, whole genome shotgun sequence:
- the LOC127803348 gene encoding triacylglycerol lipase OBL1-like encodes MACDKSFSKTHVLLSHEKASILKAIRFLFFRHIDKTDFIDCPASTEQCFKHRCIIFASIMVQMLLQAVATPLAWFGSLLEMWLNLLSSNTSFVVLLWNLLRGKLVIPDKKSATFLSIVGHVDSRVELDRNIKHGDSRYHAALSMMASKASYENKAYLQTVVRDHWKMEFVDSFDFYNEHQKKSTTQAFVFRDRNVEPELIAVAFRGTEMFDADAWCTDFDISWYELPEMGKVHRGFMRALGLQNSTGWPKDIQPADGQKPVAYYALRELLKKHLHDKAKFIVTGHSLGGALAVLFPAVLAFHGEEWLLERLEGVYTFGQPRVGDEKFGDFMKQQLRKYNIRYHRFVYSNDMVPRLPYDDPTFMFKHFGTCLYFNSFYEAQVVSEEPNKNYISPLSPISKIINAIWELIRSFTISYTEGSDYKEGWMLRAVRLLGLVVAGVPAHMPQDYVNATRLGSFDEYLQLRNQKKLKALDASRN; translated from the exons ATGGCTTGCGACAAGAGCTTCTCCAAAACCCATGTGTTGCTGTCTCACGAGAAAGCCTCCATCCTCAAGGCCATCCGCTTCTTGTTTTTCCGACACATAGACAAGACAGATTTCATAGACTGCCCTGCAAGCACAGAGCAATGCTTCAAGCACAGGTGCATCATATTTGCGTCCATCATGGTGCAGATGCTGCTGCAAGCTGTGGCCACGCCGCTCGCTTGGTTTGGGTCTCTTCTGGAGATGTGGCTCAACCTCCTCTCCAGCAACACCAGCTTCGTCGTCTTGCTATGGAATCTCCTCCGAGGGAAGCTCGTGATTCCAGATAAAAAGTCGGCAACTTTCTTGTCGATTGTTGGACATGTAGATAGCCGAGTTGAGTTGGACAGAAACATCAAACATGGCGATAGCAGGTACCATGCTGCACTGTCTATGATGGCTTCCAAAGCATCCTACGAGAATAAAGCCTACCTCCAAACTGTAGTCAGAGATCACTGGAAG ATGGAGTTCGTGGATTCTTTTGATTTCTATAATG AGCATCAGAAAAAATCTACCACACAAGCGTTCGTTTTCCGAGACAGGAATGTCGAACCAGAACTCATAGCCGTTGCCTTCAGAGGCACCGAAATGTTCGACGCAGATGCATGGTGCACCGATTTCGACATCTCCTGGTACGAGCTCCCCGAAATGGGGAAAGTCCATCGCGGCTTTATGAGGGCCTTGGGCCTACAGAATTCCACTGGCTGGCCTAAGGACATTCAACCGGCCGACGGCCAAAAGCCGGTGGCCTACTACGCCCTCCGAGAATTGCTGAAAAAGCATTTGCATGATAAAGCAAAGTTCATCGTGACCGGCCACAGCTTGGGCGGCGCTCTGGCGGTGCTTTTTCCGGCGGTTTTGGCGTTTCACGGCGAGGAATGGTTGCTGGAGAGGCTAGAGGGGGTGTACACGTTTGGACAACCGAGGGTGGGAGATGAAAAGTTCGGCGATTTCATGAAACAGCAGCTACGTAAATACAACATTCGATACCACAGGTTCGTGTATAGCAACGACATGGTTCCCAGGTTGCCGTACGATGATCCGACGTTCATGTTTAAGCACTTCGGGACCTGCCTATACTTCAACAGCTTCTATGAAGCCCAG GTTGTTTCAGAAGAGCCAAACAAGAACTACATCTCGCCATTATCACCTATATCGAAGATTATAAATGCAATCTGGGAGTTGATCAGAAGCTTCACCATTTCATACACAGAGGGATCGGACTACAAAGAAGGGTGGATGCTTCGAGCGGTGAGATTATTGGGGTTGGTGGTGGCAGGCGTGCCAGCTCATATGCCACAAGATTATGTCAATGCCACACGATTGGGATCGTTTGACGAATACCTGCAACTCCGTAATCAGAAGAAACTGAAAGCTTTGGATGCCTCGCGAAATTAA